A single genomic interval of Heliangelus exortis chromosome 11, bHelExo1.hap1, whole genome shotgun sequence harbors:
- the ALPK3 gene encoding alpha-protein kinase 3 isoform X1: MPAVTDRAGSGGGGRGSRSPGAAMGSTRRALASLYGRGTGSIEGAEEAESAAWASRPDRRSYLLGIRPQNSLSSSRFSPSNLGRSTFCAIISQLTEETQPLFETTIKSHSVSEDSDAKFTCIVTGYPQPEVTWYKDDEEMDRYCGLPKYEISRHGNRHTLQLYKCREEDAGIYQASARNTKGIVSCSGVLEVGTMTEFKIHQRWFDKIKRKAEEKLQEIEQGKKRGKENVEVEKLQGMSPDRLQRKRRLARDLNLQSGASPWEKEDAAKVHVADSQSRLQEDIAEPKEQPGSAVMGFPKKLMEPLKAEVTTNGDASLENVEEKGNSFLTYIYETVENLAANPVAKDTAAKKKKKVEAPPAAKQEVSKREESGRDRANPSTNPRFAPSVPLRRNARLRLANDQEVENSPKINEPGKAVTQDTKINGDMHFSLKEMYFDKQVDLAAGKEEVGTEEEAASAAALQPAAVSRQTEDAPSSSEVLDKGPVSSEGQRAQHHAQKSEGNKAASPEVAAAAVGQSASDLKHPVSGPTIETGQQSSKLEEIRKETPVCQETGGMGKRINPRLRPQEPPKPPAPSPDHVQSSKEHPPSTKPAGHSRGLEGRKTQQGLLNQDDKRQGENGPLLKKSSPPEPGENAHPEQIRHQTAVKDGKSKEAGAELPRNRSSAQAGGSSAVPSPGAAHREAGGTTPLGHQETVVPAPASVQLTKADLGPGPAVGPVVAPEAALAAHGAPVMEATAGEVPSGAQVLLPVSRETEIKRAGGSVPQENFPDSTLGETSGKPVPVGFQGKEGQEQTATAPRHEPAAPSGTFKGGAEVQPQVPLILPDPETPQEISLEEKMQHKNLVSSLKNYLLLLLKMSDSGKDATDEDADPRDKEQLDAEEVMLPEIGIAGLSPRTSRRVLEKVQNNQLFQTAENLPLTPRTSRRITGMINEEFVTSKEMLDCKPVPPKRRSRLAPEAEGSSQLSVPSIVVGSVPAAGVGQPPHGISHLPPAGPEKESPSDPLAALPCATPEELASGARRKIYLPKAKQAGEEEEGTPESPGYLRSPTVSPRQSRKNVAMLQSPAPSPPAEPHSPTLTKKMATLEVPKLYEEPMGDSGGDHKVPEDAKPEAQPAESKKASNPFKAPQVVRKIRAEQFSDASENLKLWCQFFNILSDSKLTWYKDEIPVAEAQRSAGDEGQAALAVVQVSQKDCGVYRCVISNEHGTDSTDFLLSPEVLSGFILREEMEVGEEIEMTPMVFAKGLADAGYWGDKLFGRVVSEEVEVGAGFLRKACRARAIYGLEPLFESGRTCIIKVHNFIAFGTKNENSLIEKNYDITIQECKIQNSSREYCKIFAAEARAVRDFGAVPEIIPLYLIYRPANNIPYATMEEDLGGPCQQYCVTERDGSLMARGTSEIVLKCCTFQHWVYQWTNGNILVTDMEGVGWKITNVRIATNLKGYQGLKESCSPSLLEQFASAHQCNHYCSILGLKTLEPVKPKGSKSPSVGRKSAQSSPQLQKKGLASPQGTRKTAVSPRSSRRAAESGEALAASKASPGERGRAGRPQ, encoded by the exons ATGCCGGCGGTGACGGACAGGGCGggcagcggcggcgggggcAGGGGTAGCCGCAGCCCGGGCGCCGCCATGGGCTCGACCCGCCGGGCCCTCGCCAGCCTCTACGGGCGGGGAACGGGCAGCATCGAGGGGGCGGAGGAGGCCGAGAGTGCGGCCTGGGCCTCCCGACCCGACCGGCGGAGCTACCTGCTGGGCATCCGGCCCCAGAACAG CTTATCAAGCAGCAGATTCTCCCCCTCCAATTTAGGAAG GAGCACCTTCTGCGCAATCATTTCTCAGCTGACGGAGGAAACGCAGCCACTCTTTGAAACCACTATCAAATCCCATTCTGTGTCCGAGGACTCTGATGCTAAATTCACGTGCATAGTGACAG GGTACCCGCAGCCCGAGGTGACGTGGTACAAGGATGATGAAGAGATGGATCGCTACTGTGGGCTGCCCAAGTACGAGATATCCCGACACGGGAACCGACACACCCTGCAGCTCTACAA GTGCCGAGAAGAAGATGCAGGCATTTACCAGGCCTCAGCTAGAAATACCAAAGGCATCGTGTCCTGCTCTGGTGTGCTGGAAGTGGGAACCATGACGGAATTCAAAATCCATCAGAGGTGGTTTgacaaaataaagagaaaagctgaagaaaagctgcaagAGATAGAACAGGGCAAGAAAcgagggaaagaaaatgtggaGGTGGAGAAGTTGCAGGGAATGAGCCCCGATCGGCTCCAGAGAAAGCGGAGGCTGGCCAGGGATCTGAATCTCCAGTCGGGAGCCTCTCCGTGGGAGAAGGAGGATGCAGCAAAAGTGCATGTTGCTGATTCTCAGTCTAGATTACAGGAGGATATTGCTGAGCCAaaggagcagccaggcagtgcCGTGATGGGCTTTCCAAAGAAACTGATGGAACCTTTGAAAGCGGAGGTGACCACCAATGGAGATGCCTCTTTGGAAAATGtggaggagaaagggaacaGCTTTCTCACGTACATCTATGAGACAGTGGAGAACCTAGCAGCTAACCCAGTGGCGAAAGACACTgcagccaaaaagaaaaagaaggtggaggctcctccagcagcaaagcaggaagTTTCCAAGAGGGAAGAGAGTGGGCGAGACAGGGCCAACCCCTCTACAAATCCAAGGTTTGCCCCTTCTGTCCCCTTACGCAGGAATGCGCGTCTGAGGCTGGCGAATGATCAAGAAGTAGAAAACAGTCCAAAAATCAATGAGCCTGGGAAAGCTGTGACTCAGGACACTAAAATCAATGGTGACATGCACTTCTCTTTAAAAGAGATGTATTTTGATAAGCAAGTGGatctggcagcagggaaggaagaggtggGAACTGAGGAAGAGGCTGCAAGtgcagctgccctgcagcctgcgGCAGtcagcagacagacagaggaTGCTCCGTCGTCCTCAGAGGTGTTGGATAAAGGACCTGTGTCATCTGAGGGACAGAGGGCCCAGCACCACGCACAGAAATCAGAGGGAAACAAAGCCGCCAGTCCAGAG gttgcagcagcagcagtgggacagTCTGCTAGTGACCTAAAACATCCAGTGTCTGGTCCAACCATAGAGACTGGTCAGCAATCCAGTAAGTTAGAGGAGATCAGGAAAGAGACACCTGTCTGCCAGGAAACTGGGGGAATGGGGAAAAGGATAAATCCTCGGCTGAGGCCTCAGGAGCCACCAAAGCCACCAGCACCTTCTCCAGACCATGTGCAGTCTAGCAAGGAGCACCCTCCTTCTACGAAACCAGCAGGACATTCCCGTGGTCTTGAGGGCAGAAAGACCCAACAAGGACTGTTAAATCAAGATGACAAAAGGCAAGGTGAGAACGGGCCATTGCTAAAGAAATCAAGTCCTCCAGAACCTGGAGAAAATGCTCATCCCGAGCAAATCAGGCATCAGACAGCAGTCAAGGATGGGAAGAGcaaagaggcaggagcagagctgcccaggaACCGTTCCAGTGCTCAGGCAGGAGGGAGTTCAGCAGTTCCATCTCCTGGGGCTGCAcacagggaggcaggaggaacaACACCCCTGGGACATCAGGAGactgtggtgccagctcctgcttcagTCCAACTTACCAAGGCAGATCTGGGTCCTGGTCCTGCAGTGGGGCCGGTGGTGGCTCCGGAGGCAGCGCTTGCAGCTCACGGTGCCCCAGTGATGGAGGCCACAGCAGGAGAGGTCCCGTCTGGAGCCCAGGTGCTGCTTCCTGtgagcagagaaacagaaatcaaaCGGGCAGGTGGGTCTGTTCCACAAGAGAACTTTCCAGACAGCACATTAGGGGAGACGAGTGGTAAACCAGTGCCAGTGGGATTtcaggggaaggaagggcaagAGCAAACAGCCACAGCTCCACGTCATGAACCAGCAGCACCTTCAGGCACTTTTAAAGGAGGTGCTGAGGTTCAGCCACAAGTACCACTGATCCTACCTGACCCTGAGACGCCTCAGGAGATATCTTTGGAGGAGAAGATGCAGCACAAAAACCTTGTTTCATCCTTGAAGAACTAtctgttgctgcttttaaaaatgtcagataGCGGTAAGGATGCCACGGATGAAGATGCTGACCCCAGGGACAAGGAGCAGCTCGATGCAGAGGAGGTCATGCTCCCAGAAATAGGCATCGCAGGCCTAAGCCCCCGCACCTCTAGGAGAGTTTTGGAAAAGGTACAAAACAATCAGCTCTTCCAGACAGCAGAGAACTTGCCTCTGACCCCCAGGACGTCCCGGCGGATCACGGGCATGATTAATGAGGAATTTGTTACCAGCAAGGAGATGCTGGATTGCAAGCCTGTGCCACCAAAGAGACGGAGCCGGCTGGCTCCTGAGGCAGAGGGGTCATCCCAGCTCTCCGTGCCCTCCATCGTGGTGGGCagtgtgccagcagcaggagtggGGCAACCCCCTCATGGTATTTCTCATTTGCCTCCAGCAGGCCCTGAAAAAGAGAGTCCCAGTGACCCTCTGGCAGCGCTACCATGTGCCACGCCAGAGGAGCTCGCTTCTGGGGCCCGGCGCAAAATATACCTGCCAAAAGCCAagcaggcaggggaggaagaggagggcaCCCCGGAGAGCCCAGGGTACCTGAGAAGTCCGACTGTCTCCCCACGGCAGTCCAGGAAGAACGTGGCCATGCTGCAGTCACCTGCCCCGTCCCCTCCGGCCGAGCCACACTCACCAACCCTCACGAAGAAGATGGCCACGCTGGAGGTTCCTAAGCTCTATGAGGAGCCCATGGGTGACAGTGGTGGTGACCACAAGGTCCCTGAAGATGCTAAGCCAGAAGCACAGCCAGCAGAGTCCAAGAAAGCGAGTAATCCGTTCAAAG CTCCACAGGTGGTTCGGAAGATCAGGGCAGAACAATTTTCCGATGCCTCAGAAAACCTGAAACTTTGGTGCCAGTTCTTCAATATTTTGAGTGATTCGAAGCTGACGTGGTACAAGGACGAGATCCCTGTAGCAGAAGCCCAAAGGAG TGCTGGCGATGAGGGCCAGGCAGCCTTGGCTGTTGTGCAGGTGTCCCAGAAGGACTGTGGGGTCTACCGGTGTGTGATCAGCAATGAGCATGGCACGGACTCCACAGATTTTCTGCTCAGCCCAGAAG TGCTGTCAGGATTTATCTTGCGGGAAGAGATGGAAG TTGGAGAGGAGATCGAGATGACACCCATGGTGTTTGCCAAGGGCTTGGCTGACGCAGGTTACTGGGGGGACAAGCTCTTTGGGCGCGTGGTCAGcgaggaggtggaggtgggcGCTGGGTTCCTGCGCAAAGCCTGCCGAGCCAGAGCCATCTACGGCCTGGAGCCCCTCTTTGAGTCCGGCCGCACCTGCATCATCAAAGTGCACAACTTCATTGCCTTTGGGACCAAGAACGAGAACAGCCTCATCGAGAAGAACTACGATATCACCATCCAG GAATGTAAAATTCAGAACTCCAGCCGTGAGTACTGCAAGATCTTTGCTGCTGAGGCACGAGCTGTCCGTGATTTTGGAGCTGTGCCCGA GATAATTCCTCTGTACCTGATTTACCGACCGGCCAACAACATCCCTTATGCCACAATGGAGGAGGACCTAGGTGGGCCCTGCCAGCAATACTGTGTCACTGAGAGAGATGGCAGCTTGATGGCACGGGGCACCTCAGAGATAGTGCTCAAATGCTGCACATTCCAGCATTGGGTCTACCAATGGACAAATGGAAACATCCTCGTGACTGACATGGAAG GAGTGGGCTGGAAGATAACCAACGTGAGGATTGCCACCAACCTGAAAGG GTACCAGGGACTGAAGGAAAGCTGCTCACCCtccctgctggagcagtttgcaTCTGCTCACCAGTGCAACCATTACTGCAGCATCCTGGGCCTGAAGACGCTGGAGCCAGTCAAGCCCAAGGGTTCCAAGAGCCCTTCCGTGGGTAGGAAATCTGCCCAGTCCAGCCCCCAGCTCCAGAAGAAGGGGCTGGCAAGTCCCCAGGGTACTCGCAAGACTGCTGTGAGCCCCAGGAGCTCCCGGAGAGCTGCAGAATCAGGGGAGGCCCTGGCAGCCTCCAAAGCCAGCCCAGGAGAGCGCGGCAGGGCTGGCCGCCCGCAGTAG
- the ALPK3 gene encoding alpha-protein kinase 3 isoform X4, which yields MELPALSTVLPVVHGRLRSTFCAIISQLTEETQPLFETTIKSHSVSEDSDAKFTCIVTGYPQPEVTWYKDDEEMDRYCGLPKYEISRHGNRHTLQLYKCREEDAGIYQASARNTKGIVSCSGVLEVGTMTEFKIHQRWFDKIKRKAEEKLQEIEQGKKRGKENVEVEKLQGMSPDRLQRKRRLARDLNLQSGASPWEKEDAAKVHVADSQSRLQEDIAEPKEQPGSAVMGFPKKLMEPLKAEVTTNGDASLENVEEKGNSFLTYIYETVENLAANPVAKDTAAKKKKKVEAPPAAKQEVSKREESGRDRANPSTNPRFAPSVPLRRNARLRLANDQEVENSPKINEPGKAVTQDTKINGDMHFSLKEMYFDKQVDLAAGKEEVGTEEEAASAAALQPAAVSRQTEDAPSSSEVLDKGPVSSEGQRAQHHAQKSEGNKAASPEVAAAAVGQSASDLKHPVSGPTIETGQQSSKLEEIRKETPVCQETGGMGKRINPRLRPQEPPKPPAPSPDHVQSSKEHPPSTKPAGHSRGLEGRKTQQGLLNQDDKRQGENGPLLKKSSPPEPGENAHPEQIRHQTAVKDGKSKEAGAELPRNRSSAQAGGSSAVPSPGAAHREAGGTTPLGHQETVVPAPASVQLTKADLGPGPAVGPVVAPEAALAAHGAPVMEATAGEVPSGAQVLLPVSRETEIKRAGGSVPQENFPDSTLGETSGKPVPVGFQGKEGQEQTATAPRHEPAAPSGTFKGGAEVQPQVPLILPDPETPQEISLEEKMQHKNLVSSLKNYLLLLLKMSDSGKDATDEDADPRDKEQLDAEEVMLPEIGIAGLSPRTSRRVLEKVQNNQLFQTAENLPLTPRTSRRITGMINEEFVTSKEMLDCKPVPPKRRSRLAPEAEGSSQLSVPSIVVGSVPAAGVGQPPHGISHLPPAGPEKESPSDPLAALPCATPEELASGARRKIYLPKAKQAGEEEEGTPESPGYLRSPTVSPRQSRKNVAMLQSPAPSPPAEPHSPTLTKKMATLEVPKLYEEPMGDSGGDHKVPEDAKPEAQPAESKKASNPFKAPQVVRKIRAEQFSDASENLKLWCQFFNILSDSKLTWYKDEIPVAEAQRSAGDEGQAALAVVQVSQKDCGVYRCVISNEHGTDSTDFLLSPEVLSGFILREEMEVGEEIEMTPMVFAKGLADAGYWGDKLFGRVVSEEVEVGAGFLRKACRARAIYGLEPLFESGRTCIIKVHNFIAFGTKNENSLIEKNYDITIQECKIQNSSREYCKIFAAEARAVRDFGAVPEIIPLYLIYRPANNIPYATMEEDLGGPCQQYCVTERDGSLMARGTSEIVLKCCTFQHWVYQWTNGNILVTDMEGVGWKITNVRIATNLKGYQGLKESCSPSLLEQFASAHQCNHYCSILGLKTLEPVKPKGSKSPSVGRKSAQSSPQLQKKGLASPQGTRKTAVSPRSSRRAAESGEALAASKASPGERGRAGRPQ from the exons atggagctgcctgCTTTGAGCACAGTGCTGCCGGTGGTGCATGGAAGGCTcag GAGCACCTTCTGCGCAATCATTTCTCAGCTGACGGAGGAAACGCAGCCACTCTTTGAAACCACTATCAAATCCCATTCTGTGTCCGAGGACTCTGATGCTAAATTCACGTGCATAGTGACAG GGTACCCGCAGCCCGAGGTGACGTGGTACAAGGATGATGAAGAGATGGATCGCTACTGTGGGCTGCCCAAGTACGAGATATCCCGACACGGGAACCGACACACCCTGCAGCTCTACAA GTGCCGAGAAGAAGATGCAGGCATTTACCAGGCCTCAGCTAGAAATACCAAAGGCATCGTGTCCTGCTCTGGTGTGCTGGAAGTGGGAACCATGACGGAATTCAAAATCCATCAGAGGTGGTTTgacaaaataaagagaaaagctgaagaaaagctgcaagAGATAGAACAGGGCAAGAAAcgagggaaagaaaatgtggaGGTGGAGAAGTTGCAGGGAATGAGCCCCGATCGGCTCCAGAGAAAGCGGAGGCTGGCCAGGGATCTGAATCTCCAGTCGGGAGCCTCTCCGTGGGAGAAGGAGGATGCAGCAAAAGTGCATGTTGCTGATTCTCAGTCTAGATTACAGGAGGATATTGCTGAGCCAaaggagcagccaggcagtgcCGTGATGGGCTTTCCAAAGAAACTGATGGAACCTTTGAAAGCGGAGGTGACCACCAATGGAGATGCCTCTTTGGAAAATGtggaggagaaagggaacaGCTTTCTCACGTACATCTATGAGACAGTGGAGAACCTAGCAGCTAACCCAGTGGCGAAAGACACTgcagccaaaaagaaaaagaaggtggaggctcctccagcagcaaagcaggaagTTTCCAAGAGGGAAGAGAGTGGGCGAGACAGGGCCAACCCCTCTACAAATCCAAGGTTTGCCCCTTCTGTCCCCTTACGCAGGAATGCGCGTCTGAGGCTGGCGAATGATCAAGAAGTAGAAAACAGTCCAAAAATCAATGAGCCTGGGAAAGCTGTGACTCAGGACACTAAAATCAATGGTGACATGCACTTCTCTTTAAAAGAGATGTATTTTGATAAGCAAGTGGatctggcagcagggaaggaagaggtggGAACTGAGGAAGAGGCTGCAAGtgcagctgccctgcagcctgcgGCAGtcagcagacagacagaggaTGCTCCGTCGTCCTCAGAGGTGTTGGATAAAGGACCTGTGTCATCTGAGGGACAGAGGGCCCAGCACCACGCACAGAAATCAGAGGGAAACAAAGCCGCCAGTCCAGAG gttgcagcagcagcagtgggacagTCTGCTAGTGACCTAAAACATCCAGTGTCTGGTCCAACCATAGAGACTGGTCAGCAATCCAGTAAGTTAGAGGAGATCAGGAAAGAGACACCTGTCTGCCAGGAAACTGGGGGAATGGGGAAAAGGATAAATCCTCGGCTGAGGCCTCAGGAGCCACCAAAGCCACCAGCACCTTCTCCAGACCATGTGCAGTCTAGCAAGGAGCACCCTCCTTCTACGAAACCAGCAGGACATTCCCGTGGTCTTGAGGGCAGAAAGACCCAACAAGGACTGTTAAATCAAGATGACAAAAGGCAAGGTGAGAACGGGCCATTGCTAAAGAAATCAAGTCCTCCAGAACCTGGAGAAAATGCTCATCCCGAGCAAATCAGGCATCAGACAGCAGTCAAGGATGGGAAGAGcaaagaggcaggagcagagctgcccaggaACCGTTCCAGTGCTCAGGCAGGAGGGAGTTCAGCAGTTCCATCTCCTGGGGCTGCAcacagggaggcaggaggaacaACACCCCTGGGACATCAGGAGactgtggtgccagctcctgcttcagTCCAACTTACCAAGGCAGATCTGGGTCCTGGTCCTGCAGTGGGGCCGGTGGTGGCTCCGGAGGCAGCGCTTGCAGCTCACGGTGCCCCAGTGATGGAGGCCACAGCAGGAGAGGTCCCGTCTGGAGCCCAGGTGCTGCTTCCTGtgagcagagaaacagaaatcaaaCGGGCAGGTGGGTCTGTTCCACAAGAGAACTTTCCAGACAGCACATTAGGGGAGACGAGTGGTAAACCAGTGCCAGTGGGATTtcaggggaaggaagggcaagAGCAAACAGCCACAGCTCCACGTCATGAACCAGCAGCACCTTCAGGCACTTTTAAAGGAGGTGCTGAGGTTCAGCCACAAGTACCACTGATCCTACCTGACCCTGAGACGCCTCAGGAGATATCTTTGGAGGAGAAGATGCAGCACAAAAACCTTGTTTCATCCTTGAAGAACTAtctgttgctgcttttaaaaatgtcagataGCGGTAAGGATGCCACGGATGAAGATGCTGACCCCAGGGACAAGGAGCAGCTCGATGCAGAGGAGGTCATGCTCCCAGAAATAGGCATCGCAGGCCTAAGCCCCCGCACCTCTAGGAGAGTTTTGGAAAAGGTACAAAACAATCAGCTCTTCCAGACAGCAGAGAACTTGCCTCTGACCCCCAGGACGTCCCGGCGGATCACGGGCATGATTAATGAGGAATTTGTTACCAGCAAGGAGATGCTGGATTGCAAGCCTGTGCCACCAAAGAGACGGAGCCGGCTGGCTCCTGAGGCAGAGGGGTCATCCCAGCTCTCCGTGCCCTCCATCGTGGTGGGCagtgtgccagcagcaggagtggGGCAACCCCCTCATGGTATTTCTCATTTGCCTCCAGCAGGCCCTGAAAAAGAGAGTCCCAGTGACCCTCTGGCAGCGCTACCATGTGCCACGCCAGAGGAGCTCGCTTCTGGGGCCCGGCGCAAAATATACCTGCCAAAAGCCAagcaggcaggggaggaagaggagggcaCCCCGGAGAGCCCAGGGTACCTGAGAAGTCCGACTGTCTCCCCACGGCAGTCCAGGAAGAACGTGGCCATGCTGCAGTCACCTGCCCCGTCCCCTCCGGCCGAGCCACACTCACCAACCCTCACGAAGAAGATGGCCACGCTGGAGGTTCCTAAGCTCTATGAGGAGCCCATGGGTGACAGTGGTGGTGACCACAAGGTCCCTGAAGATGCTAAGCCAGAAGCACAGCCAGCAGAGTCCAAGAAAGCGAGTAATCCGTTCAAAG CTCCACAGGTGGTTCGGAAGATCAGGGCAGAACAATTTTCCGATGCCTCAGAAAACCTGAAACTTTGGTGCCAGTTCTTCAATATTTTGAGTGATTCGAAGCTGACGTGGTACAAGGACGAGATCCCTGTAGCAGAAGCCCAAAGGAG TGCTGGCGATGAGGGCCAGGCAGCCTTGGCTGTTGTGCAGGTGTCCCAGAAGGACTGTGGGGTCTACCGGTGTGTGATCAGCAATGAGCATGGCACGGACTCCACAGATTTTCTGCTCAGCCCAGAAG TGCTGTCAGGATTTATCTTGCGGGAAGAGATGGAAG TTGGAGAGGAGATCGAGATGACACCCATGGTGTTTGCCAAGGGCTTGGCTGACGCAGGTTACTGGGGGGACAAGCTCTTTGGGCGCGTGGTCAGcgaggaggtggaggtgggcGCTGGGTTCCTGCGCAAAGCCTGCCGAGCCAGAGCCATCTACGGCCTGGAGCCCCTCTTTGAGTCCGGCCGCACCTGCATCATCAAAGTGCACAACTTCATTGCCTTTGGGACCAAGAACGAGAACAGCCTCATCGAGAAGAACTACGATATCACCATCCAG GAATGTAAAATTCAGAACTCCAGCCGTGAGTACTGCAAGATCTTTGCTGCTGAGGCACGAGCTGTCCGTGATTTTGGAGCTGTGCCCGA GATAATTCCTCTGTACCTGATTTACCGACCGGCCAACAACATCCCTTATGCCACAATGGAGGAGGACCTAGGTGGGCCCTGCCAGCAATACTGTGTCACTGAGAGAGATGGCAGCTTGATGGCACGGGGCACCTCAGAGATAGTGCTCAAATGCTGCACATTCCAGCATTGGGTCTACCAATGGACAAATGGAAACATCCTCGTGACTGACATGGAAG GAGTGGGCTGGAAGATAACCAACGTGAGGATTGCCACCAACCTGAAAGG GTACCAGGGACTGAAGGAAAGCTGCTCACCCtccctgctggagcagtttgcaTCTGCTCACCAGTGCAACCATTACTGCAGCATCCTGGGCCTGAAGACGCTGGAGCCAGTCAAGCCCAAGGGTTCCAAGAGCCCTTCCGTGGGTAGGAAATCTGCCCAGTCCAGCCCCCAGCTCCAGAAGAAGGGGCTGGCAAGTCCCCAGGGTACTCGCAAGACTGCTGTGAGCCCCAGGAGCTCCCGGAGAGCTGCAGAATCAGGGGAGGCCCTGGCAGCCTCCAAAGCCAGCCCAGGAGAGCGCGGCAGGGCTGGCCGCCCGCAGTAG